A portion of the Salminus brasiliensis chromosome 11, fSalBra1.hap2, whole genome shotgun sequence genome contains these proteins:
- the ptgs2a gene encoding prostaglandin G/H synthase 2a: MNKAACFFSLLLVNLQIFSCCGLDPCCAQPCQNSGLCVSKGSDSYECDCTRTGYYGENCTTPELSTRIRSILKPSPNTVHHILTHYKWIWDIINNISFLRDAIMRYVLTSRSNLVDSPPTYNADYGYKNWEAYSNLSYYTRTLPPLPTHCPGGTAALPDAKQVVEKVLLRRQFVPDPQGTSLMFAFFAQHFTHQFFKSDLKKGAAFTRSLGHGVDLSHVYGESLERQHKLRLFKDGKMKFQVVDGEVYPPLVKDVQVEMHYPPNVPEEHRFAVGHEAFGLVPGLMMYATIWLREHNRVCDILKEEHPDWEDERIFQTTRLILIGETIKIVIEDYVQHLSGYHFRLKFDPELLFSQRFQYQNRIASEFNTLYHWHPLMPDTFHIQHQVYSYPQFFFNNSIVTEHGISNLVESFTKQTAGRISGGWNLPPPVQVMATKVLEHSRQMRYQSFNAYRKRFGLRPYTSFEDMTGNKELAAELEKLYGDIDSVELYSGLLVEKPRPNAVFGETMVEMGAPYSLKGLLGNPICSPEYWMPSTFGGKVGFDIVNSASLKKLVCLNVKGPCPMVSFKVPDVKFPSAASGNASSDPSGHSEISPTVLLKERTSEL; this comes from the exons ATGAATAAGGCCGCCTGCTTCTTCTCGCTTCTTCTTGTGAACCTGCAGATCTTCTCCTGCTGTGGAC TGGACCCCTGCTGTGCCCAGCCATGTCAGAACAGTGGACTGTGTGTGTCCAAAGGTTCAGACTCCTATGAGTGTGACTGTACCAGAACAGGGTACTATGGAGAAAACTGCACCACTC CTGAACTTTCCACGAGGATCAGGTCCATCCTGAAGCCAAGTCCGAACACCGTGCATCACATTCTGACGCATTACAAATGGATATGGGACATCATCAACAACATCTCCTTCCTGAGGGACGCTATAATGCGCTACGTGCTCACAT CAAGGTCGAATTTGGTCGACAGCCCGCCAACATACAACGCTGATTATGGCTACAAAAACTGGGAGGCCTACTCCAACCTGTCCTACTACACCCGCACCCTGCCCCCACTGCCCACACACTGCCCTGGTGGAACCGCAGCCCTTCCGGACGCCAAGCAGGTGGTGGAGAAGGTGCTCCTGAGACGGCAGTTCGTTCCAGATCCGCAGGGAACGAGCCTGATGTTCGCTTTCTTCGCCCAGCATTTCACCCACCAGTTCTTCAAATCCGACTTGAAGAAAGGAGCAGCCTTCACCAGATCTCTGGGTCATGGA GTGGATCTGAGTCATGTGTATGGAGAATCTCTGGAGAGGCAGCACAAACTGAGGCTTTTTAAAGACGGAAAGATGAAATTTCAG GTTGTGGATGGCGAGGTCTACCCCCCGCTGGTTAAAGATGTCCAGGTGGAGATGCATTACCCTCCGAATGTTCCTGAGGAGCACCGCTTCGCTGTGGGTCACGAGGCTTTCGGCTTGGTCCCTGGCCTGATGATGTATGCCACCATCTGGCTCAGGGAACACAACCGTGTGTGTGACATTTTGAAGGAGGAGCATCCTGACTGGGAAGATGAGCGCATCTTCCAGACCACACGGCTAATTCTGATCG GTGAGACGATCAAAATCGTGATCGAGGATTACGTCCAGCACCTGAGCGGCTACCACTTTAGGCTGAAGTTCGACCCAGAGCTCCTCTTCAGCCAGAGGTTTCAGTACCAGAACCGCATCGCCTCTGAGTTCAACACGCTATACCACTGGCACCCGCTGATGCCTGACACTTTTCACATCCAGCATCAGGTCTACTCGTACCCTCAGTTCTTCTTCAACAACTCCATAGTGACCGAGCACGGCATCAGTAACCTGGTGGAGTCCTTCACCAAGCAAACTGCTGGCAGG ATTTCTGGTGGATGGAACCTGCCTCCTCCAGTGCAGGTAATGGCAACTAAGGTTCTGGAACACAGCAGACAGATGCGCTATCAGTCCTTCAATGCTTACAGGAAACGTTTCGGTTTGAGACCCTACACGTCCTTTGAAGACATGACAG gtAATAAGGAGCTTGCAGCAGAGCTGGAGAAACTATATGGAGATATAGACTCAGTGGAGCTGTACTCTGGGCTGCTGGTGGAAAAGCCCAGGCCCAACGCCGTGTTCGGAGAGACCATGGTGGAGATGGGTGCCCCCTATTCCCTGAAAGGCCTTTTGGGAAATCCCATCTGCTCCCCTGAGTACTGGATGCCCAGCACATTTGGTGGCAAAGTGGGATTTGATATAGTCAACAGTGCCTCGCTGAAGAAGCTGGTGTGCCTCAATGTTAAAGGACCCTGCCCTATGGTGTCCTTCAAAGTGCCTGATGTAAAGTTTCCCAGCGCAGCGAGTGGCAATGCCAGCTCAGACCCCTCCGGACACAGCGAGATCAGTCCCACTGTTTTACTGAAAGAACGGACTTCTGAGCTGTAA